The Tepidibacter aestuarii genome contains a region encoding:
- the recR gene encoding recombination mediator RecR codes for MQTYSGPISRLIEEFSKLPGVGKKTAQRLAFHVINMNMIDVEKLSEALVNAKKQIKYCSVCCNITDSSKCNICSNPNRREDIICVVEDPRDVAAMEKTKEFMGKYHVLHGVISPMEGVGPEMIKIKELLQRLNEETVKEIILATNPTIEGEATAMYISRLIKPLGIKVTRIAHGLPVGGDLEYADEVTISKALEGRREI; via the coding sequence ATGCAAACTTATTCAGGGCCAATATCAAGACTTATAGAAGAGTTTTCAAAACTTCCTGGTGTTGGTAAGAAAACAGCCCAAAGATTAGCTTTTCACGTTATAAATATGAATATGATAGATGTAGAAAAATTATCTGAAGCGTTAGTAAATGCTAAAAAACAGATAAAATACTGTTCTGTATGCTGTAATATAACAGATTCTAGTAAGTGTAATATATGTTCTAATCCGAATAGAAGAGAAGATATTATATGTGTTGTAGAAGATCCAAGAGATGTAGCTGCTATGGAAAAAACTAAAGAATTTATGGGTAAATACCACGTTCTTCATGGAGTAATATCTCCAATGGAGGGAGTAGGTCCTGAAATGATAAAAATAAAGGAATTACTTCAAAGACTAAATGAAGAAACAGTTAAGGAAATTATACTAGCTACTAATCCTACAATAGAAGGAGAAGCTACTGCTATGTATATATCTAGACTTATAAAACCTTTAGGTATAAAGGTTACTAGAATTGCACATGGACTTCCTGTTGGAGGGGATTTGGAGTATGCAGATGAAGTAACTATATCAAAAGCTTTAGAAGGAAGAAGAGAGATATAA
- a CDS encoding YbaB/EbfC family nucleoid-associated protein, translating into MAKKGFPGMGGNMNNMLKQVQKMQKEMEKMQGQLEEKEVEASVGGGAVIVKVNGKKEILDIAIKPEVVDPDDIEMLQDLVLSAVNEALRSADEMVNSQMSKVTGGLNLPGMF; encoded by the coding sequence ATGGCTAAAAAAGGATTCCCAGGAATGGGTGGAAATATGAATAATATGTTAAAGCAAGTTCAAAAAATGCAAAAAGAAATGGAAAAAATGCAAGGACAACTTGAAGAAAAAGAAGTTGAGGCTTCTGTTGGTGGAGGAGCTGTTATAGTTAAGGTTAATGGTAAAAAAGAGATATTAGATATAGCTATAAAGCCAGAAGTTGTAGATCCTGATGATATAGAAATGCTTCAAGATTTAGTGTTATCAGCTGTTAATGAAGCATTAAGAAGTGCAGATGAGATGGTAAATTCTCAAATGTCTAAGGTAACAGGTGGACTTAACCTTCCTGGAATGTTTTAG
- the dnaX gene encoding DNA polymerase III subunit gamma/tau, which translates to MHKALYRVYRPLTFEDVIGQEHITKTLKNQIDNNNIAHAYLFSGTRGTGKTSTAKIFARAVNCMNPSNHEPCNECEVCKGILNDSIMDVVEIDAASNNGVDDIRELRENVKYPPTKGKYKVYIIDEVHMLSQGAFNALLKTLEEPPYYIIFILATTEAHKIPATILSRCQKYDFKRVKVDDIVIRMKKICDDLNIQVEEKALNLIARNAGGALRDALSILDQCVSYSENEIKYSDVVNLLGTVNIDFLFNMSEHIIKEDTKHALELLNELIICGKDIKHFLTDLIDHFRNLMVCKVSHELYEIINLPIETIDLLKNQSESVDLNNIIRIINLLSDTQNNIKYSSNPRISLEISIMKLSQPVLKLEDDSILTRIQNIEKIIKNGVSISRNDNTINKKSDIGTNNITKNEKHVQKTKKPKNPDVIEIENSWPEILEYMKNDKQMSIQAMLKEINDFEMDNNTLILLVEDKFGFIKDRLNRDNEKLYIKSVINNITDQNINIRIELKSDMVTKATNDQEDEGMKILENVFPKEMIEVKDSIKET; encoded by the coding sequence ATGCATAAGGCATTATATAGAGTTTATAGGCCGCTAACGTTTGAAGATGTTATAGGCCAAGAACATATAACAAAAACACTAAAAAACCAGATAGATAACAATAATATAGCGCATGCATATTTATTTTCTGGAACGAGAGGTACTGGAAAAACATCTACTGCTAAGATATTTGCAAGAGCAGTTAATTGTATGAATCCAAGTAACCATGAGCCGTGTAATGAATGTGAAGTTTGTAAAGGAATATTAAATGACAGTATAATGGATGTTGTTGAAATAGATGCTGCATCTAATAACGGAGTAGATGATATAAGGGAGCTAAGAGAGAATGTAAAGTATCCTCCAACGAAGGGGAAATATAAAGTTTATATAATAGATGAGGTTCATATGCTATCTCAAGGCGCATTTAATGCACTATTAAAGACATTAGAAGAACCGCCATATTATATAATATTTATACTTGCAACTACTGAGGCGCATAAAATACCTGCAACAATATTATCTAGATGTCAAAAATACGATTTTAAAAGAGTTAAAGTTGATGATATAGTTATTCGTATGAAAAAAATATGTGATGACTTAAACATTCAAGTTGAAGAAAAAGCTCTTAATTTAATAGCTAGAAATGCAGGAGGAGCATTAAGAGACGCTTTGAGTATACTAGATCAGTGTGTATCATATAGCGAGAATGAAATCAAATATTCTGATGTAGTCAATCTTCTTGGAACTGTTAATATAGATTTTTTATTTAATATGAGTGAACACATAATAAAAGAAGACACTAAACATGCACTTGAATTATTGAATGAACTGATAATTTGCGGTAAAGATATAAAGCATTTCTTAACCGATTTAATAGATCATTTTAGAAATCTAATGGTTTGCAAAGTATCCCACGAATTATATGAAATAATAAATTTACCTATAGAGACTATAGATTTATTAAAAAATCAATCTGAAAGTGTAGATTTAAATAATATAATAAGAATAATTAACTTACTGTCTGATACTCAAAATAATATAAAATATTCTTCTAATCCGAGGATATCGCTTGAAATAAGTATAATGAAGTTATCTCAGCCTGTGCTTAAATTAGAGGATGATTCTATTTTAACCAGAATACAAAATATAGAAAAAATAATAAAAAATGGTGTAAGTATATCTAGAAATGATAATACTATAAATAAAAAAAGTGATATAGGTACAAATAATATAACTAAAAATGAAAAACACGTTCAAAAAACAAAAAAACCTAAAAATCCAGATGTTATAGAAATTGAAAATTCATGGCCTGAGATATTAGAATATATGAAAAATGATAAGCAAATGTCTATTCAGGCTATGTTAAAAGAAATTAACGATTTTGAAATGGATAATAACACACTTATATTGTTGGTTGAGGATAAATTTGGATTTATAAAGGATAGATTAAATAGAGATAACGAAAAATTATATATAAAAAGCGTTATAAATAATATAACAGATCAAAACATAAATATAAGAATAGAACTAAAATCGGATATGGTAACTAAAGCAACTAATGATCAAGAAGATGAGGGAATGAAAATACTAGAAAATGTATTTCCAAAAGAGATGATAGAAGTAAAAGATTCTATAAAAGAAACTTAG
- a CDS encoding nucleoside deaminase yields MKDSFYMKEALKEAHKAYLKEEIPIGAIIVKDNEIIARAHNLRETMKDPTAHAEILAIREAAKVLGGWRLIGCKLYVTMEPCIMCLGAINESRIKTLVIGTKNTKTLDSEYKLKLKQDFLQNKDIDITFGVLEEATSSIIKNFFRKLRKR; encoded by the coding sequence ATGAAAGATTCTTTTTACATGAAAGAAGCTTTAAAAGAAGCTCATAAAGCTTATTTAAAAGAAGAGATTCCAATAGGAGCTATTATAGTAAAAGATAATGAAATAATAGCAAGAGCACATAATTTAAGAGAAACAATGAAGGACCCAACAGCTCATGCAGAAATACTCGCTATAAGAGAGGCTGCTAAAGTTTTAGGAGGGTGGAGGCTTATAGGATGTAAATTATATGTCACTATGGAGCCGTGTATTATGTGTCTGGGGGCTATAAATGAATCTAGAATAAAAACTTTGGTGATTGGAACTAAAAACACTAAAACATTAGATTCTGAGTATAAGCTCAAATTAAAGCAAGATTTCTTACAAAATAAAGATATAGATATAACATTTGGAGTATTAGAAGAAGCAACATCTTCTATTATAAAGAATTTTTTTAGGAAACTAAGAAAGCGTTAA
- the serS gene encoding serine--tRNA ligase, with product MLDIKRIRNDLDGIKKAMARRGEKDFDLDLVLELDDQRKEILQEVEKMKNEQNVASKEIPKLKKEGKDTTEIMAKLKELSDEIKVLDEKVKEVEGRIEYNLMRIPNVPNPNVPQGTTDDDNVEIRKWGEPTKFDFESKAHWDIGTDLEILDFETASKITGSRFTLYKNLGARLERSLINFFLDTHTEAGYSEVLPPFMANRDSFVGTGQLPKFEEDMFKLEGKEYFLIPTAEVPVTNIHRNQIIDGETLPIQYCAYTPCFRSEAGSAGRDTRGLVRQHQFNKVELVHFVKPEDSYETLEKLTNDAEKVLQLLGLPYRVVKICTGDLGFTAAFKYDIEVWMPSYNRYVEISSCSNFEDFQARRAGMRFKRDKKAKAEYVHTLNGSGVAIGRALAAVLENYQQADGSVVVPEVLRGYMGGVEKITK from the coding sequence ATGTTAGATATAAAAAGAATAAGAAATGATTTAGACGGTATAAAAAAAGCTATGGCAAGACGTGGAGAAAAGGATTTTGATTTAGACTTAGTATTAGAATTAGACGATCAAAGAAAAGAAATTTTACAAGAAGTTGAAAAGATGAAGAACGAGCAAAACGTAGCATCAAAAGAAATTCCTAAGCTTAAAAAAGAAGGAAAAGATACTACTGAAATAATGGCCAAATTAAAAGAACTTTCTGATGAAATAAAAGTTCTAGATGAAAAAGTTAAAGAAGTAGAAGGTAGAATAGAATATAACTTAATGAGAATACCTAATGTGCCTAATCCAAATGTTCCACAAGGAACAACAGATGACGACAATGTAGAGATCAGAAAATGGGGAGAACCAACGAAATTTGATTTTGAATCAAAAGCTCACTGGGATATAGGAACAGATCTTGAAATATTAGATTTTGAAACTGCATCAAAAATAACAGGATCAAGATTTACATTATATAAAAACTTAGGAGCTAGACTTGAAAGATCTTTAATAAACTTCTTCTTAGATACTCACACAGAAGCTGGATACAGTGAAGTATTACCTCCTTTCATGGCTAACAGAGATAGCTTTGTTGGAACAGGTCAACTTCCAAAGTTTGAAGAAGATATGTTTAAATTAGAAGGAAAAGAATATTTCTTAATTCCAACAGCAGAAGTACCAGTTACAAACATTCATAGAAATCAAATAATAGATGGAGAAACTCTTCCTATACAATACTGTGCTTATACACCATGCTTTAGATCAGAAGCAGGATCTGCAGGAAGAGACACAAGAGGTCTTGTAAGACAACATCAATTTAATAAAGTTGAATTAGTTCATTTTGTAAAACCTGAAGATTCTTATGAAACACTTGAGAAGCTTACAAATGATGCAGAAAAAGTTCTTCAATTATTAGGACTTCCTTACAGAGTAGTTAAGATATGTACAGGAGATTTAGGATTTACAGCTGCATTTAAATACGATATAGAAGTTTGGATGCCAAGTTATAATAGATACGTAGAGATATCTTCTTGCTCAAACTTTGAAGACTTCCAAGCTAGAAGAGCTGGAATGAGATTTAAAAGAGATAAAAAAGCTAAAGCAGAATATGTTCATACGCTTAATGGATCAGGAGTTGCAATAGGAAGAGCTCTTGCAGCAGTACTTGAAAACTATCAACAAGCTGATGGTTCAGTAGTAGTACCAGAAGTTTTAAGAGGATATATGGGTGGAGTAGAAAAAATAACTAAATAG
- the rbr gene encoding rubrerythrin, with the protein MKLKGTKTLENLMKAFVGESQARNRYTFYAEIASEEGYDQIAELFLETADNEKIHAEIFFDHIKEGLEGEEFPAPVDVAATYPIGKDTTLENLKYAAMGENEEWDKLYPHFAQTAKEEGFTSIAASFNMIAKVEKKHEERYLKLADNVKNNEVFEKKETTLWKCRVCGYIHEGDSAPNLCPVCKVGQGYFEMHCENY; encoded by the coding sequence ATGAAGTTAAAAGGAACTAAAACATTAGAAAATTTAATGAAGGCTTTTGTTGGAGAATCTCAAGCTAGAAATAGATACACATTTTATGCTGAAATAGCAAGTGAAGAAGGATATGATCAAATAGCTGAATTATTTTTAGAAACTGCAGATAATGAAAAAATACATGCAGAAATATTCTTTGACCATATAAAAGAAGGATTAGAGGGAGAAGAGTTCCCAGCACCTGTAGATGTTGCTGCTACATATCCTATTGGGAAAGATACGACTTTGGAAAATCTTAAATATGCTGCCATGGGAGAGAATGAAGAATGGGATAAGTTGTATCCACATTTTGCGCAAACAGCAAAGGAAGAGGGCTTTACAAGCATTGCAGCTTCATTCAACATGATAGCTAAAGTTGAAAAAAAACATGAAGAAAGATATTTAAAGCTTGCTGATAATGTTAAAAATAATGAGGTATTTGAAAAGAAAGAAACGACATTATGGAAGTGCAGAGTATGCGGATATATACATGAAGGAGACTCAGCACCTAATCTATGTCCAGTTTGTAAGGTAGGACAGGGATACTTTGAGATGCATTGTGAGAATTATTAA
- a CDS encoding mechanosensitive ion channel family protein: protein MTLLDRTVNILQDAQVDIAKYGMNILGSILIVVIGMFFSKKVKNITKRFLTKSNVDKSLISFVSQLVYVLCVVFVSVSALNNLGMSTTSFVAVLGASGFAVGLAFQGTLSNFASGILILIFKPFRTGDYIQGASTEGSVEEIQIFNTILKTPDNKTIIVPNSKLTSDNITNFTLQDRRRIDFIFGISYDSDIRTAKNIIKKVFDEDDKVLKDPEPIIGVQELADSSINIAARPWVKTSDYWDEYYYLMEKIKYEFDKHGIEIPYPQSVVYHKQLNVEKINHKME from the coding sequence ATGACATTACTAGACAGGACCGTTAATATATTACAAGACGCTCAAGTAGATATAGCTAAATATGGAATGAATATTTTAGGATCAATACTTATAGTAGTAATTGGGATGTTCTTTTCAAAAAAAGTAAAAAATATAACTAAAAGATTTTTAACAAAATCTAATGTAGATAAATCATTGATATCATTTGTATCACAGCTTGTATACGTACTGTGTGTAGTATTTGTTAGTGTATCAGCACTTAATAACTTAGGAATGTCTACAACTTCATTTGTAGCTGTTCTAGGGGCATCAGGATTTGCTGTTGGGCTTGCATTCCAAGGTACATTATCAAATTTCGCATCTGGTATACTGATACTTATATTTAAGCCATTTAGAACAGGTGATTATATACAAGGAGCATCTACAGAAGGAAGTGTTGAGGAGATTCAAATATTTAACACTATATTAAAAACTCCTGATAATAAAACTATAATAGTCCCAAATTCTAAATTAACATCAGATAATATAACTAACTTTACACTACAAGATAGAAGAAGAATAGATTTTATATTTGGAATATCTTATGATAGTGATATAAGAACAGCAAAAAATATTATTAAAAAAGTATTTGATGAAGATGATAAAGTTCTAAAAGATCCAGAGCCTATAATAGGAGTTCAAGAACTTGCAGATAGCTCTATTAATATAGCTGCAAGACCTTGGGTTAAAACATCTGATTATTGGGATGAGTATTATTATTTAATGGAAAAGATAAAGTATGAATTTGATAAACACGGAATAGAAATACCGTATCCTCAAAGTGTCGTATATCATAAACAACTAAATGTAGAAAAAATAAACCATAAAATGGAATAA
- a CDS encoding UPF0182 family membrane protein, protein MSKSKNVLTALLVLVIVTVVGFFSQIITFLSDYNWFKEVGYTSTFIKQIFSKLYIAVPIFLILGVLIYIYLIGIKKSYYLHMNVVTSKEEEKPIKIITFLGTIIISLLFSLRISSSLWMEILQFTNSTSFNIKDPIFNNDISFYVFKLPLVNQILNIIVGLLVFLFIITIAYYLMLASFKKGNKFDDNVRNLHDMSNIGDTLKNVVNLALNQIAVIGVAFFIIIAIKSYLASFELLYSPRGVAYGASYTDININLWMYRVSAIVALVSAVFVVIAYKKRRLRTLLIGPIILIVISIGSSVVQTGVQNFVVSPNEIAKEKKFLEYNIDYTKNAYNLNEVKEENFLAEQNISIEDILKNDQTIRNISINDYRPTNETYNQIQTLRPYYNFKDVDIDRYMIDGKLNQVFLSAREIDQNRLDEQAQTWLNKHIKYTHGYGLTMSPVNEITPGGEPKMIIKDIPPVSLVEGLNVERPEIYFGELTNDYIVTNTSEKEFDYPKGETNAFSEYGGKAGINLTLFNRILYSIDQGSLKFLVAGSIDSNSKIILNRNIEKRVQKIAPFLSFDDDPYLVVSEGKMYWMIDGYTYTSKYPYSQPYSNNGINYIRNSFKVVIDAYDGTTDFYIADKNDPMINTYAKIFPDLFKSMDDMPEGIKSHIRYPQTIFDIQAKIYETYHMKDTEVFYNKEDKWEVAKKSKNTQSQEEGESLDIESNYITFRLPNEDEAEFLLTIPYTPQSKQNMTALFVARNDEDKYGQLIVYKFPKDKNILGPEQIEAKIDKDPEISKDLTQWNTGGSTVIRGTLLTIPIENSILYVEPLYIKSDAQNSIPAVEKIFVAYKDKVVMKDTLEQALNTMFKSDNQNVIIDETTDESDVDLDKDQLIKKANDLYNKAGSSLKDGDFEAYGRHLNELGDILNKLANQ, encoded by the coding sequence GTGAGTAAATCTAAAAATGTACTTACAGCATTACTTGTATTAGTGATAGTTACAGTAGTTGGATTTTTTTCTCAAATAATTACTTTTCTATCCGATTACAATTGGTTTAAAGAAGTAGGATATACATCTACTTTTATAAAGCAAATATTTTCAAAATTATATATAGCAGTTCCTATATTTTTAATACTAGGAGTACTAATATATATATATTTAATTGGAATAAAGAAAAGTTATTATCTGCATATGAATGTAGTAACTTCTAAAGAAGAGGAAAAGCCTATAAAGATTATAACTTTCTTAGGAACAATTATTATATCTTTACTTTTCAGCTTGAGAATATCATCAAGTTTATGGATGGAAATACTTCAATTTACAAATTCTACATCATTCAATATAAAGGATCCTATATTCAATAATGATATTTCGTTTTATGTATTTAAGTTGCCTTTAGTAAATCAAATATTAAACATAATAGTAGGATTATTAGTATTTTTGTTTATAATAACTATTGCATATTATCTAATGTTAGCATCATTCAAGAAAGGAAATAAGTTTGATGACAATGTTAGAAATTTACATGATATGTCTAATATAGGAGATACATTAAAAAATGTTGTAAATCTTGCATTAAATCAAATAGCAGTTATAGGGGTTGCGTTCTTTATAATAATAGCTATTAAGAGCTATTTAGCATCATTTGAACTTCTTTATTCTCCAAGAGGAGTAGCGTATGGTGCAAGTTATACTGATATTAATATAAACCTATGGATGTACAGAGTATCTGCTATAGTAGCATTAGTATCAGCGGTATTTGTTGTAATAGCTTATAAGAAAAGAAGACTAAGAACACTGCTTATAGGTCCTATAATACTAATCGTTATAAGTATAGGTTCTTCTGTAGTACAAACTGGAGTTCAAAACTTCGTAGTATCTCCAAATGAGATAGCAAAAGAAAAGAAATTCTTAGAGTACAATATAGATTATACTAAGAATGCATACAATCTAAACGAAGTAAAAGAAGAAAATTTCTTAGCTGAACAAAATATAAGTATAGAAGATATATTAAAAAATGATCAGACTATACGAAATATAAGTATAAATGATTATAGACCTACTAATGAGACTTATAACCAGATTCAAACATTAAGACCTTATTATAATTTTAAGGATGTAGATATAGATAGATATATGATCGACGGTAAGTTAAATCAAGTATTTCTGTCTGCTAGAGAGATAGATCAAAATAGATTAGATGAACAAGCACAAACATGGCTTAATAAACACATAAAGTATACACATGGATATGGGCTTACTATGTCGCCAGTAAATGAAATAACACCTGGTGGAGAGCCAAAGATGATTATAAAGGATATACCTCCTGTGTCTTTAGTCGAAGGATTAAATGTTGAAAGACCAGAGATATACTTTGGAGAGCTTACTAATGATTATATAGTTACAAATACATCAGAAAAGGAATTTGATTATCCTAAAGGAGAAACTAATGCTTTTTCTGAATATGGAGGAAAAGCAGGTATAAATCTTACTCTATTTAATAGAATATTATACAGTATAGATCAAGGAAGCTTAAAATTCTTAGTTGCTGGAAGTATAGACTCTAACAGTAAGATAATACTAAATAGAAATATAGAAAAAAGAGTTCAAAAAATAGCTCCGTTTTTATCATTTGATGATGATCCATATCTAGTGGTATCTGAAGGAAAGATGTACTGGATGATAGATGGGTATACTTATACATCTAAATATCCATATTCTCAACCATACTCAAATAACGGGATAAATTATATAAGAAACTCATTTAAAGTTGTTATAGATGCTTATGATGGAACTACAGATTTTTATATAGCGGATAAAAACGATCCTATGATAAATACTTATGCTAAGATATTCCCAGATTTATTTAAATCTATGGATGATATGCCAGAAGGTATTAAGAGCCATATAAGATATCCTCAAACTATATTTGATATACAAGCTAAGATATATGAGACTTATCATATGAAAGATACTGAGGTGTTTTATAACAAGGAAGATAAGTGGGAAGTAGCTAAGAAATCTAAAAATACTCAAAGTCAAGAAGAAGGTGAATCTTTAGATATAGAATCAAACTATATAACTTTCAGATTGCCTAATGAGGATGAGGCGGAGTTTTTACTTACTATACCATATACTCCACAGAGCAAACAAAATATGACCGCATTATTTGTAGCAAGGAATGATGAGGACAAATATGGTCAGCTTATAGTATATAAATTCCCTAAGGATAAAAATATATTAGGACCAGAGCAGATAGAGGCAAAAATAGATAAAGATCCTGAAATATCTAAGGATTTAACTCAATGGAATACAGGTGGTTCTACTGTTATAAGAGGAACGCTGCTTACTATCCCTATTGAAAACTCTATACTGTATGTTGAGCCTTTATATATTAAATCAGATGCACAAAACAGTATACCGGCAGTAGAAAAAATATTCGTAGCCTATAAAGATAAGGTTGTTATGAAAGATACTCTAGAACAGGCATTAAATACCATGTTCAAATCAGACAATCAAAATGTTATAATAGATGAAACAACAGATGAGTCTGATGTGGATCTAGATAAAGATCAGTTAATTAAGAAGGCTAATGATTTATACAATAAAGCTGGAAGTAGTTTAAAAGATGGAGATTTTGAAGCTTATGGAAGACATCTAAATGAACTTGGAGATATACTAAATAAGCTAGCGAATCAATAA
- a CDS encoding HD domain-containing protein, which produces MINKELKNYIEENILPLYYNLDDAHTIDHARDVIEKSIKLSSFFNNIDENLVYAIAAYHDVGLASGDRKNHHIESEIFVRNDDKLKTFFSDEEINIIAVGCREHRTSSKETPSSVYSCIVSDADGTDPIEIMIERSYHYAHKNYTCEILKNDNKIYEDIYDHLLNKYGKNGYCRYHLKESYTLFNKKEIEDILDNEESFKTIYNEVISIK; this is translated from the coding sequence ATGATAAATAAAGAACTTAAAAATTATATTGAAGAAAATATCTTACCACTATATTATAATCTTGATGATGCTCATACTATTGATCATGCAAGAGATGTTATAGAAAAATCTATTAAGCTTTCAAGCTTTTTTAATAATATAGATGAAAATTTAGTATATGCTATAGCAGCATATCATGATGTTGGATTAGCTTCAGGTGATAGAAAGAACCATCATATAGAATCTGAAATATTTGTAAGAAATGATGATAAACTTAAAACATTTTTTAGTGATGAAGAGATTAATATAATTGCTGTAGGTTGCAGGGAGCACAGAACATCTTCAAAAGAAACACCTTCTTCAGTATATAGCTGTATAGTAAGTGATGCTGATGGAACAGACCCTATTGAGATAATGATAGAAAGATCATATCATTATGCACATAAGAATTATACTTGTGAAATATTAAAAAACGATAATAAGATATATGAAGATATTTATGATCATTTACTTAATAAATATGGAAAGAATGGTTATTGTAGATACCATCTAAAAGAATCATATACATTATTTAATAAAAAAGAAATTGAAGATATATTGGATAATGAAGAATCATTTAAAACTATATATAATGAAGTTATAAGTATAAAATAG
- a CDS encoding PTS transporter subunit IIC, with the protein MREYLTKTLNGMALGLFSSLIIGLILKQIGDISGVGNIVLFGKISQYMMGPAIGAGVAYSIGAPPLVIFASLITGAIGAGSVNIADGVAALRIGDPVGAFVAALIAAEIGRLISGKTSIDIVLIPAVVIIIGGFVGVFIAPILSTMMSAIGSFINRATELKPIPMGIVLAVTMGMILTLPISSAALSIALGLNGLAAGAALVGCCCQMIGFAVASYRENKVGGLISQGLGTSMLQVPNLIRNPLIWIPPIISSAILGPLSTTVFHMKTNSIGAGMGTSGLVGQISTVAVMGNSAMTSIIILHFVLPVIITLIISEFMRKKGYIKDGDMKLTN; encoded by the coding sequence ATGAGAGAATATTTAACCAAAACATTGAATGGTATGGCATTAGGTCTCTTTAGTTCACTTATAATAGGACTTATATTGAAGCAAATAGGAGATATTTCGGGAGTTGGAAATATAGTTTTATTCGGAAAGATATCTCAGTATATGATGGGACCTGCGATAGGTGCTGGTGTTGCTTATTCAATAGGAGCTCCTCCTCTTGTAATATTTGCGTCATTAATAACTGGAGCTATAGGAGCTGGAAGTGTTAATATTGCAGATGGAGTAGCGGCCCTTAGGATAGGAGACCCTGTTGGAGCTTTTGTAGCAGCATTAATAGCTGCAGAAATAGGAAGATTAATATCTGGAAAAACTAGTATTGATATAGTTTTAATCCCTGCTGTAGTTATTATAATTGGTGGTTTTGTAGGTGTATTTATAGCTCCTATACTATCTACTATGATGAGTGCTATAGGAAGCTTTATAAACAGAGCAACAGAGTTAAAGCCTATACCTATGGGAATAGTATTAGCTGTAACTATGGGAATGATACTTACACTTCCTATAAGTTCAGCCGCTTTGTCTATTGCACTTGGCCTTAATGGATTAGCAGCAGGAGCAGCTCTAGTTGGATGTTGTTGTCAGATGATAGGATTTGCAGTTGCATCTTATAGAGAAAATAAGGTTGGAGGACTTATATCTCAAGGTCTTGGTACATCAATGTTGCAAGTTCCAAACCTTATAAGAAATCCTCTAATATGGATACCTCCTATAATATCAAGTGCTATACTTGGTCCTTTATCTACTACAGTGTTTCACATGAAAACTAATAGTATAGGAGCTGGTATGGGAACTAGCGGGCTTGTTGGTCAAATATCAACTGTAGCTGTTATGGGAAACTCAGCTATGACTAGTATAATAATTCTTCACTTTGTACTTCCTGTTATTATTACTCTTATTATATCTGAGTTTATGAGAAAAAAAGGGTATATAAAGGATGGAGATATGAAGCTTACAAATTAA